The Desmodus rotundus isolate HL8 chromosome 13, HLdesRot8A.1, whole genome shotgun sequence sequence AACTGGGttaggaaacagaaataaacagctTACTATAAAGCCTCTAGCTACAAGAAACGGCTGTCAATAGAGAGCCAAGGGTTGGGCCGTGGAAAAACAGGTCCTCTAGAAATAATAATCTGAAAGGGAAGCACGCCGACATGTCTTGCTCCAATATGCtgaggcagtggttctcaaagtctgGGCCCTCAACTAACAGCATCAACATCACCCAGGGCCTTGTCAGCAATGTGAATTTTCAGGCTGGAGCCCAGTGGTAATGAATCAAAACCTCTAGCCTGAGGCCCAACAACCTGATTTAAgaaaccctccaggtgattctaaggAAACCTAAAATTTGAGAACTTAGTATAAGGATACTtccaaaaattcagaaaaaaaaaatccgtgGACAATGCAGTGACAGATTGGTTATAcgtaaggaaaatgaaaacttggGGAAATAGAGTGGATGAGGAATGAGATTTACAACTGTTTCCTGTGACCTTAGCAGGGTCACACGAGGGAACacaacagggggaaaaaaagacaaaataagaatCCAGGCCATACAAACAAGCCCAGGGCGTAGATGTCAGACATCATGTATTCACTGTGTAGACAATTCAAATTAAGGATATTTAGGTTTCGTAACCCTTACCCAAGGATCTCGCTTGTTACACACGCATCGATGAGCACCATAAAGTGAAAAGGTGTTCCTGTTCACAGCATTCTGTGCCTACTCAACTAAAAAGCCTCATAGattatgttactttaaaaattcctttgaaaGCTTTCGTGGTAATAAATCCCACTTTCCAAAATTATGTAGCTTCAGGAACACATTCAGTATAAAAGCCACTAGTTGAAGTAAATGAgctaaaaaaagaatttttactttttactttaacTGGAACATCTTCAGATAATAATCACATAGTTCAGTGGGAAAAATTACGAGAGTGGTATAGAATCTATGTTCCCAGTCATAGAATATATGCCTCTTCATACCAAAGTTGTATGTGTTGCTGTCGCCATCACCTTTCCTTACTCCCAATATTCCTTTTCTCCAACATCACAATTTCGCTTTCTCAGCATGAAAACTTCTAAAAGGTATAAGCAATAGCTCTTTATCATAATAGTGAGTTATAGCTACACATGAACATCAAAGTGCCTACACAGAGAACTGCACAGCGACACATGCTCTCAAGGAATGTCCAAACTGCACTGTATTTCCAGTGAGAGAATCACTCAGCATCCTATTTCACAGATTACATCATACGAACAAATATTCTTTGACTAAGCCTCGACGAAAGATCTTTGCCATATTTTGCTAAAATGCACTTAACATTCATGTCACTGTACTATTGCTTCAACTTCTGGGGCAAAGTCAGAAAAAGGTGGATCTGTAAGATGTAAGAAGAATATACGTATGTTTCTTTGGAAAACAAGTTTCTGCTTTTATATGAAGAGTTTAAATCATGTTAGTTTTTTCAAGATATTATGCAAATCATATAGTATCACCAGTATATTGTGAGTGACCTTCACATTAAAAGTCAATCATAAaaagccattttctttctttttattaaaatagagaTTCCATATTTAAATCCACTTGatttcataaattacttttcttAACTATTTACCAACTTTTATAAGCCTTTAGTAAGCTcagaaatgttctaaattttataactttagcttctttaaaaaaaactgatgaaTTTAACATGAAAATAAGTCATTCTGACAGCAACTTATATCTAATAACTTTACGTTCTCTTCTACAACTTCTTGCCGACTCCTTAATCCCTTTCATTCTGTACATTTAAGGTCAAAGTATACTTTTAAACTGTCCtaggtattttttctttaagaaatggaGATTTTAGTTGTATAATTATAGGCATTGTACTTAATGATCTGGGAGTATCTATGTGATTCGGtatcaaaattactttttttaatgtcTCATTACCTTGGAATCTTAAAGTCACTCCAGAGCAATAAACACTAGAAGGTGAGAAGGAAATGGAGTTTCAATAAGACATTCTACCCCactcaactctctctctctcacacacacacacacacacacacaaagatgggGAACTCTTGAATTTTCAATCACTAATCAATGACTGTCAATAAATACTACCTgcaaatttattttgctttactgCATTTTCTGAactctattttccttatttttaacaaattcagGTGTCCTACCACCATACATGGACTCAGTACCAACAAACATTGAATTTGGACTGTGAAATCCTGCAATAAGTTAGTGTAGTAAGAGCTAATCACAAAAGAGCAAGCAAATGAATTGAAATGCTAGTTGCTCCAGAGCAACTATCATTAAATAAAAGGTATCTTTGGCTGTAGTACCAGCTTGatccttccctcccctgtttccttGCTACTGCGGGGTGGCACCAGGCCAGAGCAAGTGACGTGATACCCTAGTGCCATCTACAGGCTATTATTGACACTCAAATTTTGTGGCAACAGACAAGCACCAGTGAAATAAATTAGACAGCGCTGCATTTAAATCTTTATTAACAAGGAATTATTAGACCTAAGAAAAACTAATTCTGGATTTGGTTGAAATATGAGTTTCTCAGcctcttaatccctcttcatatggcatatttcacagtttAAAATGAGTTATGATAGATCACTTATGCGTTACTAAGATGAGAGAATATTTACAATGGATTCATTCTTTCTATATAAATCAGTTAGATAAGGGAGAaagcattccttcttttttttttttctttgcaagaaTACTTTGGCCATTGTGGACAATCTACAAACCTTTCTATTTAATACCCAACTTACTATATTACAATAAAATCAACTGAAATCAAAAAGAAGACTTCCTATATGGCTTAGTTGCAATCTATCAACAATCATGTGCTTCACAGCTGATGTACATTTAATATTTGACTCTCTTGtttagagactaaaaaaaaaattaacccctTTAGCCACCACAGCTCCAACATAATTACAGTCAGACCTTCAaatgtcatttaatatttgagATTTGAAGGTCACTTTTTAGATCAAAGGTAATGTGGAAATCTTGAAGCAGTCAATTTGGAAACCCCAGGGGCAGAATTTGGCATGTCTGGACAGGTTTTCTTCTTCAGCCAACGTTATCTTgggacattttgaaataatttcctcGTTTCATGTTTTGCCATTTGAAGGAAACTGGGAAGTTAAATAATTCTCAGAACTCAGAGATTTCAAAGCTGTTCTAAAAATTCTTGACTGAGccccagaggaagaaaaaaaggggtcaagttttttttttccctctttataaCTAAGCTAAAGTTAGACCAACACAATAGACACACTGGCACGTTAATACTGGTTGACTGGGCACTTGTATGCAGTACTTATAGACCAGTAAAAGTGCTCGTTTACCTGTCTGGTGTGTAAGGGGCCCTTTGTCTTGAAGCCTCCTTGGGAACTGCACTCTGAGGCACTGAAGTGATCTGAACTAGTGGAAGAGCGTTTGGAAAGGGTGTCACAACCCCCGACAAAGGTGTTGTCCAAAGGGAGTTCCTGGATCACGTGATGCTTTTTCACGGAAACTGGAGTGTCTGGTTTAAGATGAAAAGCTGGCTGTGGAGAAGCAGATTTGTAGTGCTTGGCCAGGTCAGGGCTGTTAGGCTTGAAGGTGGTCGGAGGGGCTGGGCCCCAGTCAAATCTTCCTATGCTTTGCTCCTCCAGCTCAGCGGGCAGGCTTATCGTCCCATTGATAGGTTCGTGAACTGCGTCGTCGGGTTTGGACTCTTCAATGGTCACGAAGTTCAAAAGAGAGCTCTTAGgagacttccttttctttcttttctttttcttgttttgtttgttctccTGGTTTGGGGACATCCATTCAGCCCCTTGCTTGCTCCTCTGAGCTGCTTTGAACCTGGATGCATGGCGACAGCGCACCAGAACGGTGACGAAGATCACAACTATGACCACCATAGCACCTGCGACAATGGCGATCATGATGGTGAGATAGTCCTCGTTTTGATAGGGCTGGCTACTGTCCCCTATGTTCCTGTCCAGTGGTGTCTCCATAGTCCTGCGAATCAAGTCGTAGATGTAGGAGGCGTTCCCAGCAGTGTCGTTCACGTAGAGAAAAACAAGCACGAGCGTGTGCAGAGACTTAGGGTAGCCCAGGTCACTGATGTTGACCACCAAACGGTGCAAGCCCACATCGGTGGGAGCCGGTTTTTCTTCCAGGGTAATGTTACCTGTGACCGGATCGATCCGAAACAAGCCTTTGTTGTTCCCGCTCACTATCGTATACTTAAGTTCGGCATTCATCCCAGTGTCGATATCTACGGCAAAAACTTCTGCTACCACGGAGCCAGGGATGGCGGAGAGGGGCACCAACTTAAAAGAAGTGTTAGAAGGTGGAGAGATGACAACGGGGCTGTTGTCATTGACATCCATGACATTGATAGTTACTTTTGCAGTGGAGGACCGGGGTGGCTTTCCCCCATCAGTGGCTTTGACATCGAAAGTGTAGGAACTCTGCTGCTCTCTGTCAAATGAGACATTTGACTTTATGACTCCAGAATAGGGATCCAACACAAAATTATCATTATCATTCAGAATAGAAAGAGTCACAGCTTTATTCTCGCCAGCATCTGCATCTGTCACTGTGATTACCCCCACAGTACTATACTTTGGCAGATTCTCAgacacaaaaaattgaaaatggttaTGAGTAAACTTGGGGCTATTGTCATTCTCATCCAGAACAGTGACTATCACAGCCGCTTGGCTTTGGAGGGGAGGGGTCCCATTGTCCCTGGCAGTCACCGTAAAAATGAATCGCTCTTGCTCCTCTCTGTCAAAGACTCTGGAGGCTGTCAAAACTCCAGTCTTTCGGTCCAGATCAAAGAAGGAGGCATTCGGCCCCAGCTGATAAACAATGTCTGCGTTTTTCCCACTGTCTTCATCTGTGGCACTAATAGTTGTTAAGTATAACCCACGTCGGTTGTTTTCAGAAACTGACAGCTCAATTACAGGCTGGTTGAAAATTGGTGGGTTGTCATTTTCGTCCTCAAGCTTAACCCTTACCAGGGCAGTCTGATTTAAACTGGGCTTCCCGGAATCAGAGGCAACAATTTTAAAGCTGAATTCTTTGGTGCCCTCATAGTCCAATAAAGAGGAGGTCTCTAACAAATACTGGTTGTCATATACTGCCTTCAAATGGAACGGGACCTCTCTTTCGATGAAACAGATCACTTTGCCATTCACATCTGTGTCCTTATCTGAAACTGTGATTAGGGCAATCTTGGTATTGACAGGATCTTTCTCAGATAAATACACCGTGCCATTGATGGGACTTATAATGTACCTGAGGTCTATGTTGGGAGGGTTATCATTCACATCAGTGACATTGATGGTAACAGTTGCTCGAGCAGGAGTGGAGCTGCCATCACTAGCCAGCACTGTCACTTTGTGAACGGCTGTCTCCTCTCGATCCAAGGACCTCTGAACTGTAATCAGCCCAGTAGTATTATTTAAAGCAAAGAGTCTTTTGGTAGCAGGGGTGACCTGGGCACCAAAAATGTACCGGATTTCCGCATTACTGCCTATGTCAGCATCGGTGGCATGGAGCTGAATTACAGAGGTGCCCACAGGAGCATTCTCTGGAATATGGACCTCCACTTGGCCCTCCTTAAACACTGGCCTGTTGTCATTGACATCACTTACTGTGACCTGCAGTATGGCTGTGCTGGATTTCTGTGGAGTGCCTCCATCCTCTACTTTGATTTTCATCACATAGGTATCTTTCTGTTCTCTGTCCAAGTTTTGCTGAACAATCAATTGCGGCCACTTCTCTCCCTCCGGAGTTTCCACAATATCCAGTCCAAAAACACTCTGCCCATTTAACAATTCATAATGCTGTACACCATTGAAGCCTGTGTCAGGGTCTGTTGCTGATGGGATTGGAAAGCGGCTGTTAATCAAAGTGTTTTCTGGGATGGAAATATTGATGACAGGAGATGGAAACATGGGGGCATTATCATTGGTAtctttaacaattatttttattttgatcagcCTGAAAAAATCATTGGGGAGGATCACCACCTCAAGTTCAAAGAAACACTCATTCTCCTCAGCATAAGAGGCTCCAGCACAGAGTTTTTCTCTGTCTATTCTATTGGAAGTTGTGAAAATTTCCCCAGTGTTACTGGATACTTTCACCAAAGGGGCATCCCCAGGTTTAGAAACCAGTC is a genomic window containing:
- the PCDH9 gene encoding protocadherin-9 isoform X4, whose amino-acid sequence is MDLRDFYLLAALITCLRLDSAIAQELIYTIREELPENVPIGNIPKDLNISHINAATGTSASLVYRLVSKPGDAPLVKVSSNTGEIFTTSNRIDREKLCAGASYAEENECFFELEVVILPNDFFRLIKIKIIVKDTNDNAPMFPSPVINISIPENTLINSRFPIPSATDPDTGFNGVQHYELLNGQSVFGLDIVETPEGEKWPQLIVQQNLDREQKDTYVMKIKVEDGGTPQKSSTAILQVTVSDVNDNRPVFKEGQVEVHIPENAPVGTSVIQLHATDADIGSNAEIRYIFGAQVTPATKRLFALNNTTGLITVQRSLDREETAVHKVTVLASDGSSTPARATVTINVTDVNDNPPNIDLRYIISPINGTVYLSEKDPVNTKIALITVSDKDTDVNGKVICFIEREVPFHLKAVYDNQYLLETSSLLDYEGTKEFSFKIVASDSGKPSLNQTALVRVKLEDENDNPPIFNQPVIELSVSENNRRGLYLTTISATDEDSGKNADIVYQLGPNASFFDLDRKTGVLTASRVFDREEQERFIFTVTARDNGTPPLQSQAAVIVTVLDENDNSPKFTHNHFQFFVSENLPKYSTVGVITVTDADAGENKAVTLSILNDNDNFVLDPYSGVIKSNVSFDREQQSSYTFDVKATDGGKPPRSSTAKVTINVMDVNDNSPVVISPPSNTSFKLVPLSAIPGSVVAEVFAVDIDTGMNAELKYTIVSGNNKGLFRIDPVTGNITLEEKPAPTDVGLHRLVVNISDLGYPKSLHTLVLVFLYVNDTAGNASYIYDLIRRTMETPLDRNIGDSSQPYQNEDYLTIMIAIVAGAMVVIVVIFVTVLVRCRHASRFKAAQRSKQGAEWMSPNQENKQNKKKKRKKRKSPKSSLLNFVTIEESKPDDAVHEPINGTISLPAELEEQSIGRFDWGPAPPTTFKPNSPDLAKHYKSASPQPAFHLKPDTPVSVKKHHVIQELPLDNTFVGGCDTLSKRSSTSSDHFSASECSSQGGFKTKGPLHTRQCNSHSKSDNIPVTPQKCPSSAGFHIQENEESHYEPQDDFYDQASPDKRTEADGNSDPNSDGPLGPRGLAEATEMCTQECLVLGHSDNCWMPPGLGPYQHPKSPLSTFAPQKEWVKKDKLVNGHTLTRAWKEDSSRNQFNDRKQYGSNEGHFHNGSHMTDIPLANLKSYKQAGGAIESPKEHQL